Proteins from one Drosophila gunungcola strain Sukarami chromosome 2R unlocalized genomic scaffold, Dgunungcola_SK_2 000012F, whole genome shotgun sequence genomic window:
- the LOC128255906 gene encoding glyceraldehyde-3-phosphate dehydrogenase 1 → MSKIGINGFGRIGRLVLRAAVEKGASVVAVNDPFIDVNYMVYLFKFDSTHGRFKGTVAAEGGFLVVNGQKITVFSERDPANINWASAGAEYVVESTGVFTTIDKASTHLKGGAKKVIISAPSADAPMFVCGVNLDAYSPDMKVVSNASCTTNCLAPLAKVINDNFEIVEGLMTTVHATTATQKTVDGPSGKLWRDGRGAAQNIIPAATGAAKAVGKVIPALNGKLTGMAFRVPTPNVSVVDLTVRLGKGASYDEIKAKVEEASKGPLKGILGYTDEEVVSTDFLSDTHSSVFDAKAGISLNDKFVKLISWYDNEFGYSNRVIDLIKYMQSKD, encoded by the coding sequence ATGTCGAAGATCGGAATTAACGGATTTGGCCGCATCGGCCGTCTGGTGCTGCGCGCCGCCGTCGAAAAGGGCGCCTCCGTGGTGGCCGTCAACGATCCCTTCATCGATGTCAACTACATGGTGTATCTGTTCAAATTCGACTCGACTCACGGTCGTTTCAAGGGCACCGTGGCGGCCGAGGGAGGTTTCCTGGTGGTGAACGGCCAGAAGATTACCGTCTTCAGCGAGCGCGACCCGGCCAACATCAACTGGGCCAGCGCTGGCGCGGAGTACGTGGTGGAGTCGACCGGAGTGTTCACCACCATCGACAAGGCGTCCACCCACTTGAAGGGCGGTGCCAAGAAGGTCATCATCTCGGCCCCATCCGCCGACGCGCCCATGTTCGTTTGCGGCGTCAACCTGGACGCCTACAGCCCCGACATGAAGGTGGTCTCCAACGCCTCCTGCACCACCAACTGCCTGGCTCCCCTGGCCAAGGTCATCAATGACAACTTCGAGATCGTCGAGGGTCTGATGACCACCGTGCacgccaccaccgccacccaAAAGACCGTGGATGGCCCCTCCGGAAAGCTGTGGCGCGACGGCCGTGGCGCCGCCCAGAACATCATCCCGGCCGCCACCGGAGCCGCCAAGGCCGTGGGCAAGGTAATCCCGGCCCTCAACGGAAAGCTGACCGGCATGGCCTTCCGCGTGCCCACGCCCAATGTCTCCGTCGTGGATCTCACTGTCCGCCTGGGCAAGGGCGCCAGCTACGACGAGATCAAGGCTAAGGTCGAGGAGGCTTCCAAGGGTCCGCTGAAGGGAATCCTGGGCTACACCGACGAGGAGGTCGTCTCCACCGACTTCCTCAGCGACACCCACTCGTCGGTCTTCGACGCCAAGGCTGGCATTTCGCTGAACGACAAGTTCGTCAAGTTAATCTCGTGGTACGACAACGAGTTCGGCTACTCCAACCGTGTCATCGATCTGATCAAGTACATGCAGTCCAAGGACTAA